Genomic window (Toxotes jaculatrix isolate fToxJac2 chromosome 10, fToxJac2.pri, whole genome shotgun sequence):
CAGGCTCATGGGCTGCAGAAGTGAGACATTTCATCTTATTTCTTGCTTTTAGTCTGAAGTGACTTTTCACATCCTAAAACCTCACAGAACCAGCAGAACAGCTGCACATCCGCCTCACTTTGGTTGGTGCTTTAGTTCTAGAAGTTGTTTTCGTTGCCAGGTTAATACAGCAAGCTGTGAACTTGAGGCAAAcgtgcattttcttttctttttttttttgaggactGACAGCACTGAGAAATGCCTGCATTTCCTTTCCTTTAGCAATAACACCCTCTGAGATCGTTCACCCCCTCCTCATGCCAACCCCAACTCAAATTTAAGACACCACAGCATCAGCGTATACTCCAGAGATGGGAAACGCAGAATTGCATTTGACAGCATTTCTGATGGGATATGTAATTGAGCGCTGAGGGTTGGCAAACACCCAGAGATGTGAATGTATAGAGACATCTGAAGGCGATGTCTCTCTCTGACAAGTTTGCTACATGCTGTTGTAACTACATTTTACCCTCGCTCATCTTTACTGACAGCATCAAGCGAACAGATAGGGGGAGAAGACTTGAATTACACGAATTTCACTACAAGCTCAATAACAGTTTACATTATTCATGAGAAATATCAGTCACTTTAATGATATCTTCTTGGGAACAGAGGTAAAACTTGTGACCAGAGACGGAAACGTCCAAAGTGCTTTGCTGTGGGAAGCGCTCTCTACATTCgattaaatgattttaaattgCATTcaagcaagatttttttttttttttttttttgcagcataattgaaacaacagaaacaacaatgaaaacatataatccttaaaaaaaagtccttacttgacaCAATTTTAACACTTCGAAAGGTTTAAAACTTTTTAGtttagaaatattaaatattaaactgacAGCTTTGGGCAAAGTGTAAAATTGATGTGTGTTAATAATTAGAAATAATGCAAAAACTCCTTTGATAAAGCTGAATTTCACTAAAGCCAAAAGAAAACCGTCggataaaacacacaattctaaaacaatatattttatttttgtttaagcCACAGATTATTTCAAAAAATGATCTCTACATGCTATTGCTAGTGAAGCTGTAGAGATAATGGGAGATTTTAAGCATCTTAGATGTCACACATAAATCctaaaataaatgctttttgttgactaacaaaatataataaaagcCCAGGGGAGAGAACGCTTTCAGAGGCAACTTCATCCTGAAATTTCCAAATTTAGTTTCTAAACCCCTCGAGTATATTTTCCATCTGGCTCTACTGTAGTTTTTACAGCAATTAAATCAGCTTTCTCTTGGCATCATCTTATTTATTGATATGTGTCCTGTTATTGTCTTAAACACGTGATCTGTGGATCAGATACGTGAAAATAATTGGCATGATTTCCAGccatctctttccatctcttcatctctttgcacagtgtgtctgtctctacTTTTAGTGCATATGATGTCTTCTGCTATAAAGGTGAATCTGTGAGAGCTCATTTCAAGCCGGTCCTGTCCCGTCCTCTTCATTTCCCCTGTGGGGTTTGATGTTGAAACGGAGATGGAGATACTGAattctcctctgccttttttttttcccttcttgtGTTTCAGACCACTCCTGGTGTGCAGAAACGATATTTCCGGCGCATCAAGAACTTGATAGCAGCTTTCCAGAAGCCTGGACAAGGAATTGCCATGCCTCTGCTCTACCCTGTCACCGCTCAGAGTcgggcacaaacacacacagaggaacagacGCCCAGTAATAGCCTGTCgcccacacacagcagcccaaACGATtacttccagcagcagcagcagcagcagcagcagcagcagcagcagcagcggcagcctCCACATGCTGCtaagggacagaaaaacaggcaAATGAAGGAGGTGCGGCAAGCTTTTTGTTAGGGGCAAACCCCATCTCACCACTGACCTAATTATAAACAACAATGCAGTTGCATGATGTGTACTTGTGCATTTTGCACAGTCTGAGaagtaaatgtcatttttccCCCAATTAAACATCTCTTGTTTGTTCAGATCAAGTCATTGAGGCTCTAGAACTGGCTCAGATCTCAGTATCCTTccaatctgtttttctttctgcataTGCGGCACAGAAAGTGCCTCATAACTTTCAGAGATGCGACGTAAAATATTCAGCTCCTCGAACATTAATATCCATTACTGCATTCGTAAGTTGACAACAAATATTGTGCTCTGTTTTCTTAATGCAATTCCGTAGTGTGAatggcaaagaaaataaatgatattGGTTGAAACAAACTCTCTTAAATGAGGTCATGCATACACTGCCATACACACCCGAGCCTCCGTCTGACATATAATGTGAAACAAAAATTCAATTTGACATATTGAAGTGCTGATTTCCATGGAGAGAGTGAGTGCTGACTGCTACAGTATGGGGGGTGTAGGGGGAGGGGTTCTGTCATTCATCTGATTGACATTACTGGCTCCTCATGGAACAAAATGAACgagagagatagaaaaagagaaggagaaagaaagagagagagagagagagagcatccaTTCAGGCCAGACAATTCTTCTGTGCAGCGGTCGCCTAGCAACCAGACCCTCCATCTTTTCACCGCCGAGATGAGGTTGGACAGTATCTAGCGGAGCATATGGTTTAGAAGGGAAGGTGCATCGCAGCCGATCAGCAAAGTGCTAGTCAGGAACGTATATCACCTGCTCACAGTCAGAACATATGCATTGTGCGGCTCTGTCATCTGCAGCCcaggaaagaaacacaaacaattaaTGGTGGGCAGATGGTGGAGTGACGGTGGGAGGGAGGCGAGCGGGGgataggcagacagacagggaggtgGATTAGTGGTAgctagattaaaaaaaaaaaagaaagaaagaaagaaataaagaaaaacaaacttttttactctcttttttaactttttttttggtggggagAGGCTTGGAAGTGGTTCACATGTAGTCTGATTGGCATTTCCTAATGAGAGGAGACAAGCTGTAGAGAACAGCACAGCCAACTCCAGGTCCTGCCCCTTCTGCACTCACCACCCACTCGCTGAGCCTCAGctgtcacatttctttttcccttcctctgtgcttttttctctcttcttcttcttcttcttcgtcttcttctgctctgacaGACGCAGGTTACTCATGCATATCTCAGTTTGAGCCATAATGATGGGTGATAATGACAGCACAGATTTGAAAGTTACAAACTCCCAGAAACAAGAACAAAGAGCGTACAACAAATGTGTGGAGGGAAGgcgaggagacagagaagacgagcgagagagagaaagagagagagagcagacacagaaagaaataataAGCAACAATGCCTATGAAATCCCAGGGAGCAATCTGGTAATTCACACATAATAACTTTAATCAGCATTGTAACCCAATAAAGTCAGATTTTTCAGCGAGAATATTTACTATAGCCATGTATAATTCTTTGCAAAAATGTAACTGTTTTTCTATTGATTAACAATACTGACACTTACTTATGAACAACAGAATTTCCAGTTGAGCACTTTTTTCAGTGTGAAAGCACTGGCTATGTACATTCTTGATTTTAgtatacacactcatacaaactACTGTTGGAGCACACCAGAGGTGGGAAACCCAACGAGGTTTTCCTTCTCTAAAGGGGAGTGTCAGAGTCGACAAGGCCTCTCTTACACAATATGTAAACGATAGTATTTCAGAGGTAAACCATGTAGGAACTCAAATGGCAACCGGAGAGCTCTTGATTCGAGTCATGAAGAGGATTTTTCACTGGCAATCCTAAAAGTCTTCATCTCTACAGTTCGGTGACTTTGAACAGTTCAAAATGATGAACAGTGTTGAAACAGCAAATGACAGacagtcactcagtcagtcagtcagtcagtcagtctgtctgtagGCCAGTTGGTCAGTCGGTCGGTCGCTCGGTCGGTTGGTCAGTCCCAGGCCATTGGGATACAAAAAGCAAAGCCACAGCCAAACCACACTGCTTGTGCCACTGTTAAAAATTGGAGAAACTGGACGATAATAATAAAATACCATCATTTTGTCACAATTAAAGGCATTTGGaaatcattttttcccccaatctctcttcttgttcttctttgtcgtcatcttctctcttttttttttttttttgatacagtATAGAAACAGTAGAACAAATCAGAGTAGAGTAGAAACAGGCAGTCtttggtggggtggggggctgcTCGTGTGTCTCTGTTACCTGCCCCCCACCTCGCTCAGTGTCATAAAGTGGATGTTGGAGGGGCAGTCGGACAGCTCCGGCTGCTGCTCTACAGGCAGGGAGTAGTATCCGTCGTAACCCTGAACACGTCCGCcggacagcagctgctgcttctccaccTCGCTCCACGCCCTGCTCCCCGCGTCCCCTAAAtccaccctcttcctctccttctcccatGCCCCCTCTACTGCTCTCTTCCTTGCTTCCTCCCTCACCCgcgccctctcctcctcctcatttccgCCGTagcgcacacacaggcacagcgccccctgctggagaGTGATATCGGCGAATCGTCGAGTCCTGCCGTTCACCGTGGCGCTCATCTGAGACACACTCACGTTCACACCGTTCTCCAGGACGCGGCCCCCGACTCCCAACCCCAGGGCGAGGTCTTCTTCGATTGGCCGGGATTGGAGGAAGTGGTGGGTGTCGCAGCTGTGCACAGTGAAGCTCAGCCCGCTCAGGTGGACGGCACCgttcaaaatggctgccaccCGGCGGCTGTCCTCGCTGGCTACACCGATGACTTCAGCGCTGACTCGGCCATGGGAGACGGCGAATCGGATGCTGGGGCCGAGAAGAGAGGGTCTGGAACCGAAGGGAGGAGGGCGTGTCGGCCTGTGGCAAGTAGAACCTACAGGTTCTGAGACCAGGGGTAGCCTGTCCAGAGAAATGAAACTCCTCAGCTGTCTCCGCAGCTCACACTGGATCCCCAAAACCacctgagaaaaatattaacaaaGCAGACGTTTAGTCAGACTTGAATGAGTGAGTTTACATATATTTTCCATACTGTGACATATTTTAGTTAGCATTGCAACTAACAACCATTTTCATTAATGATTCATCTGACTATCTTTTTTAAACTTaaagtaattatttatttaagatattcagtttaatatATTAAAGGCATaaaagcagtaaatcctcacatttgacaAGCTGGAACTAGCAAATGCTTGAGCTAAATGACTCTAGTGACAGTTAATGAATCATCATAACTTGTTGACTTAGTTGTTAGTCGTTCGTTTCAGCATTGAAAACATTCTTTGTTCTCTCTCGAACAAACCTAACTGCTCCCACCCCATTAAGCCAAGAAGCTAAATGATGTAAATAACTGATGGAATCCAAAAACACACCTCCTACTGAGATTCTGCTCTGCAACCCCTTTGAGCCTTGACAGTTGAGATCAAATGTGGTGTGACATGATAGTGGGATTAGTCAGTTCCCCAGTATCACATATTAGTTACACATTTAAGATGTGTATAAACCCCCTAGTTCAAAATAAGTCATTGAAAATGTTCTACTGAAAGACTAAAGAGAGGTAaaagcactaaacacaaaatgtttttaacatttacgTGGCAAATAACAAAGGACAAAAAGTCGTTACTGCGGATGACCGGGGTTGTTAGTGGTGAAAAGCACACCTTGCTGGAGTCCCAGTCCTGGGTCCTGGTCTGGGTCTTCATCAGTTCATATGTTTGTTCCATTCTGCCCACCTCGGGCTTTGGGAAGCCTGGGACAACATTATGAAGCTGGAAACCAAATAGCTGCAGCCAGCTACCAATGTCtgcacacccacccacacacacacacacacacacacacacacccacccacccacccacacacacacacacacacacacacacacacacccacccacccacccacacacacacacacacacacacacccacacacacacacacccacccacacacccacccacacacacacacaaacacacccacccacccacacacacacacacacacacacacacgcacacacacagtatagacagagagaaaattgaACAGTGGGGAGGTTAGATATAATGTGTATACAGTGAAGCAAACAAAAAGTCATAAGGCCAAAGAAACAACGCCTTGCACAGGAAATCACACAATATTTGAGCATAACACGTGGTAGAGATAGGTGTGTGGCTGTTGTTTCCATCTCAAACAGGTTTCTTTTGTAATAAACAACACTGCTGCAAGAAAACGTGACAGGCCAAATGAATGTTCCATTAACCAGAAGGACAGACACCCCCACCAACATCCCAtattcatcctcctcctctactATTCCATCTCTTTCCCTTGCTTGAGTTTCTATTTTGTCTCTCGGGGAAACAGTATGTTCttgacagacagagggaacaaAACATAACAGCCTGTGTTAAAAAACAAGATGATCACAGGCATGGCTGTCCTTTCTGTTGCCAGtactttctgtctgtcacatcttttctctctgcaacACAGCTCACCTGTGGTTAGCTGTAGGCCCCCGTTCACTCATTCTGTATGGCAGATGTTTCTCGTGTAGGTGTATTTGTGTGGGCGTAGGTGCTGCTGAGTGAAATATCTGCCTGTATATGTATGAGAACCACAGTGTGGCCGCTTGTATGTGTTAGTCTGTGCCTCACTGTTAAGTTGGACACTGAATGAGCGCGTGTGAAAACGTGTGAAGCTCACCTGTAGTAAACTGTGTCACCTCCTCCACGCTCCCAACTGGGCAGTTATTTTTGAAGGCGTACAAGTTAAACGGCTTGGGTTCCTTGCTCAGCTCGCCCCACAGTTCGTGATTCGGAGAAGTCCATCGGCCGGCTAGTGTGTCGTAATCCCGCCTGCCCAAATGAACCAATCGGGTGAGAGGATCATACAAGCCTCCGTGGAAGCCGATGACAAGCTGGAAGTCAGGGTTGGTGTCCTGATAGACCTCCCCATAGGGGGTGTAGAGGATCTCTTTGACCAACCGTCCCTTGCTAGAGAAAACTGCCCTTGGACTCCCCACGCTGTCGCAAGCAACATAGTACTCCTCTCCACTACTCAGCTCCATAGCAATGAGATGGCCCTGGAGGTCATAGTACAGCGACGTGATCAGATTGCTGCTGTGGTTGTACAAGTGGCTGACCCTGGTGGGGTGTGACAGGTCAGCATAAAAGAACTGAAGCTGCTCGCCCTGGCTGCTCTTGGTGGCCACACGCCGACCCAGCCCGTCATAGCGGTACCACACGGTGTGCTCCGTCACTCGGTTGAAGATGCGGGTCAGCAGGCCGTTGGAGTTGTAGTCGAAGAGGTCATTAGCTCGCTGGCGGAGAAAGCCGTCATCATCCACGCTGTATTGTAACTCACCGAGGTGTGTGATGCGGTCTCTCTGGTCGTACCGCAGTGGAGTCAGCCTGGAATTCAACCAAACAGGTTTGTAATACTGTTGAGGCTGAATGGAATGTCATAagttttaggattttttttaatttgacctTAACCTATTTATTGAACAAACTAAAAATTTGACCTTGTGATAGATTAAGTTAAGGGATCAACAAAGTCATTGtgattcatcctgaggggaataTGAATGTCTGAATTAAATTTGATTTCAATCCTTTCAGTAGTTGTGACATTTCACTTAAAAGTTAGAGGGGGTTCAGTggctggggaccatgaatgtctgtacaaagtttcatagcaatccatccaacagttgttgagcCACTTTGGACCAAAGTGACAGCCCGACTAACCAACTGTCCAG
Coding sequences:
- the LOC121187979 gene encoding SH2 domain-containing protein 1A-like — its product is MDNLSVYHGPIGKDEGERRLAQDGRNGCYLIRNSDSVPGVYCLCVLFNGFVYTYRLHKDEAGSWAAETTPGVQKRYFRRIKNLIAAFQKPGQGIAMPLLYPVTAQSRAQTHTEEQTPSNSLSPTHSSPNDYFQQQQQQQQQQQQQQRQPPHAAKGQKNRQMKEVRQAFC